A window of Bradyrhizobium diazoefficiens genomic DNA:
GTGACAGCACGATCAGCGATGCGAACACGCAGAGCGCACCGGCGATGAAGAACGCGGGCAGGTAGCTCTGGAGCAGCGTCCGCGACAGGCCGGCGCCGAATGCGGCGGTGCCGGCGCCGAGCTGGTGACCGGCAAAGATCCAGCCGAACACCAGATTGGCGCGCTCGGGCCCGAATTTCTGCGCGGTGAGACGCACCGTCGGCGGCACCGTGGCGATCCAGTCGAGGCCGTAGAACATCGCGAAGATCGACAGGCCGTAGAACGAGAAGTCGCTGAACGGCAGGAAGATCAGCGAGAGGCCGCGCAGGCCGTAGTACCAGAACAGCAGGTAGCGATTGTCGTAGCGGTCCGACAGCCAGCCCGACATGATGGTGCCGAAGAAGTCGAAGATGCCCATCGCCGCGAGCAGGCTCGCGGCCTGCACCTGCGGGATGCCGAAATCGAGGCACATCGGGATCAGGTGGACCTGGACGAGGCCGTTGGTGGAGGCGCCGCAGACGAAGAAGGTCGCGAACAGAATCCAGAATGCAGATGATTTCGAGGCATCGCGCAGCGTGCCGAGCGCTACCGCCGTGATCGAGCCATGGCTTGCGGGCGGAGTGGGCAGCGGCTCGGTGCCTTCATCGCCGAACGGACGCAGGCCGACATCGCTCGGCCGGTCGCGCATTGCGAGCAAGACGGCCAGCGCGGAGACACCGAGCATGATGCAGATGAAACCGAGCGCGCGGCGCCAACCGTAGCGTTCGGTGAGGCTGGCCAGCAGCGGCAGGAACACGAGCTGGCCGGTGGCGACGCTCGCAGTCATGATGCCGATGACGAGACCGCGCCGCGCCGCGAACCAGCGCGTGGCGATGGTCGCGCCTAGCACCAGCGCGGTCATGCCGGTGCCGATGCCGATCACCACGCCCCACAGGGCAACGAGCTGCCAGACCTCGGTCATGCCGAGCGAGAGCACGAGCGCCGAGACGACGATCAGCTGCGCGGCCAGCGTGACGTTGCGCAGGCCATAGCGGTTGAGCAGGGCGGCCGCGAACGGCGCCATCAGTCCGAACAGGATGAAGCGGATCGACAGCGCGGCGGAGATCTCCGCGGTGCTCCAGCCGAACTCCTTCTGAAGCGGATCGATGAATACGCCGGGCGCGCCGACCGTGCCGGCGCTGATCAGCGCGGCGAGGAAGGTGACGCCGACCATCACCCAGCCGTAATGAATGTTGCGGCGATTGAGGGTTGCCGCCAGCCAGTTCGAGATCATCGGATTTCCTTGGAGACCGAAAGGGTCATTACTTACAGCGTGCTTGCTGCCAACGCTCTGTCAGTAGCGGCCTCGCCGAGCCTGCCAATCTGGCATAAGTAGGGGAAGTCGAAAATGTCAGACTTCCCTCAATTTCGGACATCGACGCTCAGCGGGCCGGCCGCTCGACGGCGATGGCCGTGGCTTCGCCGCCGCCGATGCACAGCGCTGCGATACCGCGCTTGAGGTTCTGCGCCTCGAGCGCATGCAGGAGCGTCACGATCAACCGTGCGCCGGTCGCGCCGATGGGATGGCCGAGCGCGCAGGCACCGCCATTGATGTTGAGCTTGTCGCGGCGAATGCCGAGATCGCGCTGCGCCGCCATCACCACCACGGCAAAAGCCTCGTTGATCTCGAACAGGTCGACATCGGAGGCAGCCCAGCCGACCCTGTCGAGCAGCTTGCGGATGGCTGG
This region includes:
- a CDS encoding MFS transporter; this translates as MISNWLAATLNRRNIHYGWVMVGVTFLAALISAGTVGAPGVFIDPLQKEFGWSTAEISAALSIRFILFGLMAPFAAALLNRYGLRNVTLAAQLIVVSALVLSLGMTEVWQLVALWGVVIGIGTGMTALVLGATIATRWFAARRGLVIGIMTASVATGQLVFLPLLASLTERYGWRRALGFICIMLGVSALAVLLAMRDRPSDVGLRPFGDEGTEPLPTPPASHGSITAVALGTLRDASKSSAFWILFATFFVCGASTNGLVQVHLIPMCLDFGIPQVQAASLLAAMGIFDFFGTIMSGWLSDRYDNRYLLFWYYGLRGLSLIFLPFSDFSFYGLSIFAMFYGLDWIATVPPTVRLTAQKFGPERANLVFGWIFAGHQLGAGTAAFGAGLSRTLLQSYLPAFFIAGALCVFASLIVLSLSRQPKPQPKPAMA